Proteins from one Ahaetulla prasina isolate Xishuangbanna chromosome 2, ASM2864084v1, whole genome shotgun sequence genomic window:
- the IER3 gene encoding radiation-inducible immediate-early gene IEX-1, whose protein sequence is MCYACKPTLPPLSMPQISRTAPTGPQYFTFDPLPEDEKNPAHRSHTKASKPKRRSRKVLYPPVVKRYYPTEERSYAKTLLFILLTIVFFQIYNAEDDLLLAGATLEDNASGCSLQGWESLIPPVPLEQPVIAEQPVVSTPSLEIATVANVSEWSWGEDRSSESALDITHFLQQNPAAF, encoded by the exons ATGTGCTACGCCTGCAAACCGACCTTGCCACCGCTCAGCATGCCCCAAATCTCCAGGACCGCGCCTACGGGGCCCCAATACTTCACTTTTGATCCTCTCCCGGAGGACGAGAAGAATCCTGCCCATCGGAGCCACACCAAGGCCAGCAAGCCCAAGAGACGTTCCCGGAAAGTCCTCTACCCTCCAGTG GTGAAGCGTTACTATCCCACTGAGGAGCGCAGCTACGCTAAGACCCTCCTCTTCATCCTCCTCACCATTGTCTTCTTCCAAATCTATAATGCAGAAGACGACCTCCTCCTTGCTGGAGCCACACTGGAAGACAACGCATCAGGTTGCTCTCTGCAGGGCTGGGAATCTCTGATCCCGCCTGTCCCTTTGGAACAGCCCGTAATCGCAGAGCAACCCGTTGTATCAACACCCTCCTTGGAAATCGCCACGGTGGCCAATGTTTCTGAGTGGTCCTGGGGAGAGGACAGATCTTCGGAATCTGCTCTTGACATCACCCATTTTTTGCAGCAGAATCCAGCTGCTTTCTGA